The sequence below is a genomic window from Sorangiineae bacterium MSr12523.
GTAGCAGAGGGCGGCCGGGGGATAGCCCGGAATGATACTGTTCCCCACCGCCTGCAGCCAATACTCCGTGGCGGTCACGTACTCACCACGCGCGTGACCGGGGTAGGACGCGAAGTCGGTGAACCACACCGAGAGCTCGTCGCTTCCCGAAGCGATGTACTGGGCGATTTTGCCGTTCGGCGCCGTGACCTCAGCGATCGAGCCAAACCACCACTGCTTCAGGGCCGGTGCATTTTGGTAAGTCCTGCGTTCGATGACGTATAGTTGCGACGTCATGGCCACCTCGAGGTTCAGGGTGAGCGTGGCGATGATCTGGGTCTCGAGCTGGGTCCAGTAGGTCATGCCGTTAGCCACGTCGTTCGGCGCGAGCGCGAGCATCCCGAGCTGCATCGTCTGTCCCGTCACCGGGCTCGCGTAGGGCGCGGCCCAGACTTGTTCGAGCGTGTCGTGATTCTTGCGCGCATTGAGGAGGTTGTCGTGCACCTGCGAGACGTAGAGTTTCGTCGCCTGCGACGCCGCCAGGATCATCGACTCATATTGCAATAGCGTTGGCGTATTCCCGTTGCCGCTGCTGGCGGCGGCCTGCTGCGCCACCGTGACCGCCGTGCCGATGAGCGAGGCAATGGCCCCGCCGACGACGGGGATCATATTGACCGCGGCCACGAACGCGCCGAAAAGGCAATCCGTCAGGATCTCCAGACCAGGGTCCGAAATGGGCTGTTGGGAGAACGTCGACCAAACGCCACCAAAAATGGAGAGCGCCGTGCTGGTCGCATTGTCGATCGTCGTGCCCGTTTCTTTCAGAATACGAAGCACCTTGTCGACGCTGGCCGCGTTTGCCTGCGGCAGCGTGCTGTAGCCCCGGACCGAGAATCCGATCAGTCCGCGCGACGTGGTCCACTGCCACGTCGGCCAGCCGGCACCGTAGCCCTGGTTCATGGCGACACGCATCGCTGCGTTGGCCCACACGGCAGGATCCGTCAGATCGCACAGCATGCGCGGTTGGCCGAGGGAGGCGAAGAGCTCCGCGTTGGGCGCATCGTAGAAGGAGATCCCCGGGTAGGCCTTCCCGAATACCAGGGCGGTGACGATCATCTGCGTGCTGTCGAATTCGAAGGTGGGAATACCCGCTTGGTAGCCTTGCTCTTGCGCCCACGTCATGACCAACTGCGCCCATCCTGCGATGTCCGCCGAGTTGAAGGAGGGGAGAGCCGAGATGGGGATGGTCACCGCGGTGAGATCCACGTTGTTCTCGAAAACGATGACACCCCACGCCCCGTCGCCGAGCTCCCAGGTGGGAATGGCGCCGGGGTAGCCCTGCCCGCGTGCCCACCGCATCACGGTCAACATGACGTATTGGGAAATAGGAATGGCCGTGTCGCCGGGGGCGAAGGCTTGGAGTGTGCTCGTCGGCACGTCCTGCCACTGCAGCAGCGGAACGCCGGTCGGCAGCATGGGGGGCACGGCGGTGGGGGGTCGATAGGTACGCGTGAGGGCCGCGGTCATGGCTGACACGCGCTTGGAGGGGATCGGAAGGGAGGGCGCGGCCGTGGGCTTCGGCTTCGGTGCGGTCGGCGATGTTTCGACCAGCGCGGATGATCCAACGTGTGCATTCGTCATGGTGACTTTCTCCTTGAAAGGCAGTGGGGGCGCGTGCGCGCTTGCTTCCGATCGTCGCCATGCGAGTCGCCGCCGTCATTGACACCCGTCGCCATTCGATTCGTAATGCCTGCCAATCTCGAAAGGCCGTGCATGGAACCAGAGGCGGGGCGTGTCGCGATGACGATCATCGCGGGATTTGTGTCGTTCGGCGCTTCTCGCGGTATCCCGCGGGATGAAATGCTCTCGGTCCTCGAGCTCTCACCGGGCGATCTCGCCGAGCCCGATCTCATCGTGCCCGGTGAACTGATGATTCGGCTGTGGGCGCTCTTTACGAAGCGACTCCCGAACTGCGTAGTGCCACTCGATCTGGCGGGGGCGTTCAGTCCCCGCGAGCTGGGCCTGGTCGGCCACCTCATGTGGCACAGCGGTACGTTGCGCGAGGCACTCCGGCGTTTCGTCCGCTATCAGACCATTGCGGCTCCGCACCTCGCGCTCACGGTGGAACATGGCCCGCATGTGACCGCGATCGTGTACCGACACCACATCACGTTCGTCCACCAGCTCGGGCTTCCGGTCGAATTCGGGCTGGCCATGCTCCAGCGTCAGTTCGAGCGGTTATGCGGCACCCCCCTCGCGCCGCGCGAGGTGACCTTCTCCCATGCGGCGCGCTACCCCGTCTCGCCTTACGAAGCATTCTTCCGTACCGGGGTGCGCTTCGAACAACCGCGCGATGCGTTGCTCTTCGACAACGACGTGCTCGATGGCTCCATTCGCGAGAGCGATCCGGGGCTGCTCCGCTACCTCGAGGCCCATGCGACGCGCCTGCTCGCCGCGCTGCCGCCCGTCGAGGCGCCGATCGTCAACCAAGTCCGTCGGCTTCTCTCGGTGCAGCTCGATGGGGAGCCGCCCACGCTGGCCACGGTGGCGCGCCGGCTCGCGATGAGTACGCGCACGCTCCATCGCCGCCTCGCGGCAGCCGGCACATCGTTCCAGTCGGTCCTCACGGAGGTGCGGTACACGTCCGCACTGCGCTTGTTGCGCGAAGAAACGGGCAACCCTACCGACGTCGCCTTCATGCTCGGTTACGCAGATCTGCCGAGCTTCTACCGCGCCTTCAAGCGTTGGACGGGGCAGACGCCGCAGCAGTGGCGTACGGCGAACCGCGCGCTCTAGCCCGCCTAGAGCCGGTGGATGCCGTGCGCCTCGATGCGCGGCACGTTGCACGTGGCGAAGACGTTGGGGTGCGCGTGGGGGCCTTCCGCGTAGCGCCGCAGCGCGAGGCGGTCGCCGTGATCCCATACGACGCGGAACAGCTCGTAGCCGTGGCTGCGCAAGAGTCCCGTGACGGCGGCGGCGTTGGTTCCCTGGCGCGCCAGGTGCTCGGGCTCGAGCTCGAGCACCAGATCGGGCCGTGCCTTGCTCAGCGTCTCGTGGGCCCCGCGCAAGGCCGCGTGCTCGGCGCCTTCCAGATCCAGCTTGATCGCGCGCAGCCGCGTGGGATCGATGTCGGCCAGGGCGCTGTCCAACGTCACGATGCGCACCGTTTCGCGGCGTCCTCCACCGGTGTTGGCCGGTGAAAATGAGCTCAGGCCGGCGCCGTCGCCGTCGAAGACCACGAGCTCCAGTTCGCCCTCCGCATCGGAAAGCGCGGTGCTTCGAATATCGATCCAGGAGAAGCCGCTCAACGTCGCATTGTTGGCCAAGCGGCTGCGCGTGGTCGACGCCGGCTCGAACGCCACCACCTTTCCGTGCGGCCCGACCCGCGAGGCCGCCACCAAGGTGAAGAGCCCGATGTTGGCGCCGCCGTCGATGAAGGTGTCGCCCGGCGCGAGCAGGCGCGCGAGCAGCTCGATCTCCGGCTCGCGGTACGGATACCGGTACAGCGTGAGACCGAGCGCGGTCGACAGATCGACGGCGACGCGAGACCGCCCGCCATCGTACGCAACGACGGTGCGGCGCAGGAAGGGGACGCGTTTGCGCACCAAGCTAGCGGCCACGCGCAGCGAGGTGCGTACCGGTGCCTTTCGCCAGGCGGGGTTCTGAAAGCTCGGAAGGTGCATGCGTCGATTCTCCTCGTCAGTCCGAGCTGCCCGCAATACGGGAATACAGCGTTCGCGCCCGCTCGCCACCGGCGAACAGGGTCAGCGAATCGCGCATCTCTTCGGAGAGCGTGTTGCGCATGGCCGCGTCCAGCACGGGCGCCGCATCCACCCAGAAATTCTCCGTCAGGGTGAAGGGGAAGGGGCGGGGCAGGCGGTTCATGTACATATCCGCATACGCCCAGGCGAGATCGACCTCCGATGGATCCATGCGCCCCGTGGACTTCAGCAACTCGCCAATGCGGCGCTCGAGATCCGCCTCGTCTTCCACGGTGGTGGTAAATCCTTTTTTGGCATAGTGCACTTGCGTTGCCACCAAGGCCGGCACACCGCGCATGGCCAACTCCAGGCCCGTGGTGGAGCTATAGACGACGCCCACCGAGGTCATTTTCATCAAGGCGTAGGTGTTGATCTTTTGATCGCTGTCGATGAATCGGAAATGAGCCGGCGGCTGGGGAACCGTGCGATCGTAGATCTCCCGCGCCGTTTCATTGGCCCCGAGGACGATCTCCGCCGGGTGCGACCGAATCACCACTTGGCAGTCGTTTCGCCGTGCGAGAATGCGAAGCGTCGCCTCGAACCACGCGCGCAAGGTGGAGAACGCGCCCGGTGTTCCGATGACCGCCGTGTCGAAGGGCACGTTGGGCAGCACCAGGACGACGGGCTTGCCTTCTTCGAGCGACAGCGAACGACGCAGCTCCTCGCTCGAGACCAGCGGCGAGGTTTGGTACTTCAATGCAAAGTCCTTCCACTCGGTACCCTCGCGCGTGGCCATCGACTTGGCCACCCGCTCCCGTGCGCGCTCGCTCGGTTGCTTCGGGGAAAGCTCCCACATTCTCTCTTCGAACCGATCGAACACCGGGCGGTCCAAATTGAGCATGCAGCTGAAACGCTTTTCCCAATATTCGAAGGTGACGTAATCCAACTTGGCGGCCTTGCAGGCACGAACGAAGGCGCCGAATTCGAAGATCATCCCATTGGGAATGATGGCCGAGTCGAAGCGCTCGCGCGCGAGCAGCGAACTTGCCAATCGATACGCACGCGCATTTCGCTTGAGGCGAAAGTCGTAAAGGCCTTTTTGAGGTCCGCCCGGCCCAATGTCGATCTGTTCGCGCTTGGCCAAATAATGCACATCGACCCGCGACGCCTCTTCGACGTCGGCCGCAGGCTCGCTCGCGCCGTCCTTCTCTGGCACGCTTGCCAGGTCGATGCCGCGGATGGGGCCCGACGAGGGCAGGGCGCGCCGGTAGGCTGCCGAGACGAGACGTTCGACGACGCCCTCTGCCCGCGGCTCCGCGAGCGGGACGGCCAAAAGATGCGACAGCCATGCAATGGAGACTTCCGCACCGCGGGCAGCAAGGGCGAGCCCGAGGGCGGTGCACGTGTCGAGCCACTGCACTTTGTAGGCGAAGATGACGATTTTGCGTCCGGCGAGATCTCCCGTTTTCGCAGCTGCCTGCAGGTGCGGGCCATAATTCGCGATGGCCTTGCGCACGGCGAGCGCTTGCTTCACGTACGCTTTGGCAACACTCAGCGACTCCACGACATCGCGTGCTTTGCCCTTCGTGGGAAGGAGTTGTCGAAACGTGGGGCTGCGCAGAAAGAATGAATCGCTCGGTTGGGTCATGATCGTGCCGTGTTTCCCCCTCGCTTCCTTAGCCTCGACGTCTTCGTTGGAGCAAGGAGAGTGTGAAGAGTCCGGTCAGTGCCACCGCACCAATGGTCGCACTCTGGACGGGCGTTACCGACAGATCCCACCCGCCGGAAGGTTCGGTGGCATCGTCGTCCGCGGAGGCGACGTTCCCGAAGGAGACGCCAACCGCGACGAGTGCGGCGGTGAGGAGGAGCGATCGCCACGCGTGGCGGTGGAAAATACGAAGTTTCACGAACGTGTCCCTTTCAAGCCCCCCTCGACTGCCGTGACCATGCAGAATTGGGCCAGCGGGTGCAAATCCGTCTCGGTTACAACGCGGTAACCTCTTCGATCACGTCGCGCAACGCCTCGGTGACCGTGCGCTTTGGTTGCCAGCCCAGCGCGCGCAGCTTGGCTGCGTCGCCGACCAGATATGGAATCTCCGCGGGGCGGAATCGCTCGGGCGAGACGGTGGGCTCGACATCGACGCCCACCAAGGTCCGCAGTTCACCCAGCACGGAAAGGATGGTCCTCCCCGTGCCGCTCGCGACGTTGTATGCCTCGCCGGCTGCCCCGCGCAAAAGCAAAAGCCGGTAGGCCTCGACTACGTCGCCGACATGGGAAAAATCGCGCACCGGCTCGAGATTCCCCACTTCGAGCCGCGGCTCGCTTTTTCCCGCGCGGATGGCCAGAAGCTGCCGCGCGAACGACGGCACCACGAAGTGCGCCGCTTGCCCTGCGCCCAAATGATTGAAGGGGCGCGCCACAACCACGGGTAATCCGTAGCCTCGGAAAAACTGAATCGCCGCCGTTTCCGCCGCCGCCTTGGAGGCGGCATAGGGATTCGACGGCTCCAGCGGCGAGGTCTCCGTCGCCCGCTGCCCTTCGGGAATCTTCCCGTACACCTCGCCCGAGGAGACCACGAGGGTGCGGGCTGCTGGTGCGGATTTTCGCAGCGCCGCGAGGATATTCACCGTGCCGAGCACATTCACGGCGAAAGCGCGAGCAGGATCCGCATGGCTTTGCGCCACCGAGCTGAATCCCGCCAAATGCACCACGCCTTCGGGCCGGACCTCGTGCACCGCCCGCGCGACGGCCTCGCCATCGGTGAGCTCGATGTTCATCGGGCCGGGGATTTCCGGCCCGCGAAACTCGAAAACATCGGCGCCGTCGTCACGTAGATGACGGCACAGATGCTTCCCGACGAAGCCGTCGGCACCGGTGACGAGGATACGCACGGTTCAATCTCGCTTGAGCCGTTCGATATCTGCGTCGACCATCATCTCGACGAGTTCTTTGAACCGCACCTTGGGCTCCCAGCCGAGTTGCTTTTTGGCCTTCGCATAATCGCCAATGAGCAAATCGACCTCCGCGGGGCGGATGAACGCCGGGTCGATCTTCACGTGTTTCTTCCAATCGAGATCGGCCCGGGCGAAGGCGATTTCCACCAACTCTTGCACGGTGTGCGTTTCGCCAGTGGCCACGACGTAATCGTCGGGTTTGTCCTGCTGGAGCATGAGCCACATGGCTTCTACGTAATCGCCGGCAAAGCCCCAATCGCGTTGTGCATCCAGATTGCCCAGACGCAACGTGGTGTCCAGCCCGAGGCGGATGCGTGCCACGCCGTGGGTCACCTTGCGGGTGACGAATTCCAATCCACGGCGCGGCGACTCGTGGTTGAACAGGATCCCGCTGGCCGCGAACAGATTGAACGATTCGCGGTAATTGACCGTGATGAAGTGGCCATACGCTTTGGCCACTCCATACGGCGAACGCGGATAGAATGGAGTCATCTCGCTCTGCGGCGTCTCGCGCACGCGGCCGAACATCTCCGACGACGAAGCTTGGTAAAAGCGCGTCTCCGGTGCCGTGTGCCGAATGGCCTCGAGCATCTTCGTCACGCCCAAGGCGGTGAACTCACCGGTGAGCACCGGCTGGTTCCAGCTCGTGGGGACGAACGACTGCGCCGCGAGGTTGTACACTTCTTGCGGTTTGATCTGCGAGAGCAGCGCCGCGAGTGAAAATTGATCGAGCAAGTCGCCTTGATGCAAAACGACTTTCTCGCGAATGTGCGCAATGCGCTCGAACTTCTCCTCGGACGAGCGGCGCACCATTCCGTGCACTTCGTAGCCCTTTCCAAGGAGGAATTCGGCGAGATAACTCCCGTCTTGCCCGGTGATGCCCGTGATGAGTGCGCGTCGTGTCATGATTTCACGCCGGTGAGAAGAACGTTGTCGCTGAATGCGCGGCCGCGAAAGCCGTGCGGCCAATGGCGCCCCGTGAATGGGATTCGCCCTCGATCGGTGTAGCGTACTTCGACGTCCGTAAGACGGTTTTCCTGGGCAATGTGTCGAAGATCGATTTCGACGAGCGCAGTGATGTGCGTCGGATAAAGCCCCGGAGCTTCCTGGAATGCGTGGAATTGATTGCGCATGACCAGAGAGACTTTGCTGAGAACACTCAATTGATTCGGGGTGGTGACGACCAAGCGCCCGCCCGGCTTCAACATGCGAACCAGCTCGCGGACGAAGGCCCGCGGATTCTCGAGATGTTCGATGACCTCGATGGCGAGCACCAAGTCTGCGGTGCCGTCGGCGATGGGGTAGGGGGGCTTGTCCAGATCCGCTTGCACGAAGCTGGCCCATGACTCGTGGGGAAAGCTCTCGTAGCGAACGCCGTCGCACCCGACGTATTGGCGGAAGCTGCCAAGGAGGGTGCGCGCGATGCTTCCCGTTCCACAGCCCACGTCGACGACGGTATCGTGAACGGTGTCGTGGACGTGCGAGCCATTGCGGACGACGCGATCCACGAGCCCGTGGATCGCCTCGTTGCTCGAACCGCTGGACAGTACGGCGTGTTCGACGGCCATGGTGCGTTACTGTTTCGCGACGCCCACGCCTTCGTAGACGAAGCCCTGCTTGCGAAGTCCGTAGGTCGACCAGATGTTGCGGCCATCGAGGATGAGCGGGCGGCGCAGAAGGGTCTTCAGGCGCTCGAAATCCGGGTTCTGGTACTGCCGCCACTCGGTGACCAGGA
It includes:
- a CDS encoding AraC family transcriptional regulator: MLSVLELSPGDLAEPDLIVPGELMIRLWALFTKRLPNCVVPLDLAGAFSPRELGLVGHLMWHSGTLREALRRFVRYQTIAAPHLALTVEHGPHVTAIVYRHHITFVHQLGLPVEFGLAMLQRQFERLCGTPLAPREVTFSHAARYPVSPYEAFFRTGVRFEQPRDALLFDNDVLDGSIRESDPGLLRYLEAHATRLLAALPPVEAPIVNQVRRLLSVQLDGEPPTLATVARRLAMSTRTLHRRLAAAGTSFQSVLTEVRYTSALRLLREETGNPTDVAFMLGYADLPSFYRAFKRWTGQTPQQWRTANRAL
- a CDS encoding FkbM family methyltransferase — its product is MHLPSFQNPAWRKAPVRTSLRVAASLVRKRVPFLRRTVVAYDGGRSRVAVDLSTALGLTLYRYPYREPEIELLARLLAPGDTFIDGGANIGLFTLVAASRVGPHGKVVAFEPASTTRSRLANNATLSGFSWIDIRSTALSDAEGELELVVFDGDGAGLSSFSPANTGGGRRETVRIVTLDSALADIDPTRLRAIKLDLEGAEHAALRGAHETLSKARPDLVLELEPEHLARQGTNAAAVTGLLRSHGYELFRVVWDHGDRLALRRYAEGPHAHPNVFATCNVPRIEAHGIHRL
- a CDS encoding GDP-mannose 4,6-dehydratase, translating into MRILVTGADGFVGKHLCRHLRDDGADVFEFRGPEIPGPMNIELTDGEAVARAVHEVRPEGVVHLAGFSSVAQSHADPARAFAVNVLGTVNILAALRKSAPAARTLVVSSGEVYGKIPEGQRATETSPLEPSNPYAASKAAAETAAIQFFRGYGLPVVVARPFNHLGAGQAAHFVVPSFARQLLAIRAGKSEPRLEVGNLEPVRDFSHVGDVVEAYRLLLLRGAAGEAYNVASGTGRTILSVLGELRTLVGVDVEPTVSPERFRPAEIPYLVGDAAKLRALGWQPKRTVTEALRDVIEEVTAL
- the gmd gene encoding GDP-mannose 4,6-dehydratase translates to MMTRRALITGITGQDGSYLAEFLLGKGYEVHGMVRRSSEEKFERIAHIREKVVLHQGDLLDQFSLAALLSQIKPQEVYNLAAQSFVPTSWNQPVLTGEFTALGVTKMLEAIRHTAPETRFYQASSSEMFGRVRETPQSEMTPFYPRSPYGVAKAYGHFITVNYRESFNLFAASGILFNHESPRRGLEFVTRKVTHGVARIRLGLDTTLRLGNLDAQRDWGFAGDYVEAMWLMLQQDKPDDYVVATGETHTVQELVEIAFARADLDWKKHVKIDPAFIRPAEVDLLIGDYAKAKKQLGWEPKVRFKELVEMMVDADIERLKRD
- a CDS encoding class I SAM-dependent methyltransferase, with amino-acid sequence MAVEHAVLSSGSSNEAIHGLVDRVVRNGSHVHDTVHDTVVDVGCGTGSIARTLLGSFRQYVGCDGVRYESFPHESWASFVQADLDKPPYPIADGTADLVLAIEVIEHLENPRAFVRELVRMLKPGGRLVVTTPNQLSVLSKVSLVMRNQFHAFQEAPGLYPTHITALVEIDLRHIAQENRLTDVEVRYTDRGRIPFTGRHWPHGFRGRAFSDNVLLTGVKS